In a single window of the Streptomyces sp. HUAS ZL42 genome:
- a CDS encoding helix-turn-helix domain-containing protein, with protein MQHGPAVRRRKLGAELRTLRSRAGLTSGEAARLVGWHQSKVSRIETGTSGAKPADVRLLLDAYGVADPQLRELLVVLAGSDHVGGHHWWHAYRGVLPPTYRDFISLESQASAMRTLETSVVPGLLQTPEYARAVTRAAVDGLESERLDALVEVRLARQDVLRAEPPLELSAVLDEAVLRREVGGPEVMARQLEQLVEAARLPQVRLQVLPFAAGAHIGVTGPFVIFSFSRTSDLDVVVLDHLTSSLYLERKEDLRAYTEAFNSLQIHALSPEDSLDYIAAIGDGA; from the coding sequence ATGCAGCACGGTCCCGCGGTGCGCCGCCGGAAACTGGGCGCCGAACTGCGCACGCTGCGCTCCCGGGCGGGGCTCACCAGTGGTGAGGCGGCCCGGCTGGTGGGCTGGCACCAGTCGAAGGTGAGCCGGATCGAGACCGGCACGAGCGGTGCGAAACCGGCCGATGTGCGGCTACTGCTCGACGCCTACGGTGTGGCCGATCCCCAACTGCGCGAACTCCTGGTCGTGTTGGCGGGCTCCGACCACGTCGGTGGCCACCACTGGTGGCACGCCTACCGGGGCGTTCTGCCGCCCACCTACCGGGACTTCATCAGCCTGGAGTCCCAGGCGAGCGCGATGCGCACGCTGGAGACGTCCGTCGTTCCGGGGCTGTTGCAGACGCCCGAGTACGCACGCGCGGTGACCCGGGCCGCGGTGGACGGTCTGGAGTCGGAGCGGCTCGACGCGCTCGTCGAAGTCCGGCTGGCCCGGCAGGACGTGCTGCGTGCGGAGCCCCCGCTGGAGCTCAGCGCGGTCCTCGACGAGGCGGTCCTGCGCAGGGAGGTCGGCGGTCCCGAGGTGATGGCCCGGCAGCTGGAGCAGCTGGTGGAGGCGGCACGCCTGCCCCAGGTACGCCTTCAGGTTCTGCCGTTCGCCGCAGGGGCGCACATCGGCGTCACTGGCCCTTTCGTAATCTTCTCATTTTCGCGCACTTCTGATCTGGATGTGGTTGTTCTCGACCACTTGACGAGTAGCCTCTATCTCGAACGGAAAGAAGACCTCCGGGCCTATACCGAGGCCTTCAACTCCCTTCAGATCCACGCCCTTTCCCCCGAGGACTCGTTGGATTACATCGCCGCGATAGGTGACGGCGCGTAA
- a CDS encoding ABC transporter permease → MTTTSAAPTRAPARRLIAVLVLVPLLAAVALWAFAWPAARTAPHDLPLGVAGPAAATAQVEHRLQQHEGAFEIHRYADESAAREAIEQRTVYGAVVVGARGPELLTASAASPMVAQLLQQAVTGQASADGTQMRTVDVVATPAADPRGAALNGSVLPLALAGIVAGAAVTLLGLRGMRAAAALIGAACLVGAAAAALAHSWLGVLTGNWWAEASVFGLSTLAVSAAVAGFAALIGPAGVGVVSFVVMFLGNPFSGASSAPQLLPEPVGTIGQWLPPGAGATLLRSVSFFDGAAATGPALTLTWWAAFGLGAVLLGSSLRGPAKHTEPAVEREPALVG, encoded by the coding sequence ATGACCACCACCTCCGCCGCCCCGACCAGGGCACCCGCCCGCCGCCTGATCGCGGTGCTCGTGCTCGTTCCCCTCCTCGCGGCGGTCGCCCTGTGGGCCTTCGCCTGGCCCGCCGCCCGCACCGCGCCCCATGACCTGCCCCTCGGCGTAGCCGGCCCCGCCGCCGCGACGGCGCAGGTGGAGCACCGACTTCAGCAGCACGAGGGCGCGTTCGAGATCCACCGGTACGCCGACGAGTCCGCCGCCCGCGAGGCCATCGAGCAACGGACCGTGTACGGGGCGGTGGTCGTCGGCGCCCGGGGTCCGGAACTGCTGACCGCGTCGGCCGCGAGCCCGATGGTCGCCCAGTTGCTGCAGCAGGCGGTGACCGGGCAGGCCTCCGCCGACGGCACCCAGATGAGGACCGTCGACGTCGTGGCCACTCCCGCGGCTGACCCGCGGGGTGCGGCCCTGAACGGGAGCGTGCTGCCGCTGGCACTGGCCGGGATCGTGGCGGGCGCGGCAGTGACCCTGCTCGGGCTGCGCGGGATGCGCGCAGCCGCCGCACTGATCGGCGCCGCCTGCCTGGTGGGCGCGGCCGCGGCCGCGCTCGCGCACAGCTGGCTCGGGGTACTCACCGGGAACTGGTGGGCGGAGGCCTCGGTCTTCGGTCTGTCGACGCTGGCGGTGAGCGCGGCCGTCGCCGGGTTCGCCGCCCTGATCGGTCCCGCGGGCGTCGGAGTCGTGTCGTTCGTGGTGATGTTCCTGGGCAACCCGTTCTCCGGAGCGTCCTCGGCCCCGCAGCTGCTGCCCGAGCCGGTCGGGACGATCGGCCAGTGGCTGCCGCCGGGCGCCGGCGCGACCCTGCTGCGCTCGGTGTCGTTCTTCGACGGCGCGGCGGCGACCGGCCCGGCCCTGACACTTACGTGGTGGGCCGCATTCGGCCTGGGCGCCGTCCTGCTCGGCAGCTCACTGAGGGGACCGGCGAAGCACACCGAGCCGGCCGTCGAACGGGAGCCGGCCCTCGTCGGCTGA
- a CDS encoding ATP-binding protein, producing MADHLEASVTLPSDPASVSAARTFVVSTLAEWGLPETTEVADTIRLIVSELSTNAVQHTFGQSPTFTVDLVLDRDEQLRIGVTDSHPRFPKRLPAAVQQDNGRGMVIIRWLAAECGGKLRVRPTREGGKTVSIELPWTVPAEPVTAAGQQEP from the coding sequence ATGGCAGACCATCTGGAAGCATCCGTCACTCTGCCGAGCGATCCCGCCTCGGTCTCCGCGGCCCGCACCTTCGTGGTGAGCACGCTCGCGGAGTGGGGCCTGCCGGAGACCACGGAAGTGGCCGACACGATCCGGCTGATCGTCTCCGAACTCTCCACCAACGCCGTGCAGCACACCTTCGGACAGTCACCCACCTTCACGGTGGACCTCGTCCTCGACCGCGACGAACAGTTGCGCATCGGCGTCACCGACAGCCATCCGAGATTCCCGAAACGGCTGCCGGCCGCCGTCCAGCAGGACAACGGCCGCGGCATGGTGATCATTCGCTGGCTGGCCGCGGAGTGCGGCGGAAAACTGAGGGTCCGGCCCACCCGGGAGGGCGGCAAGACGGTCTCCATCGAACTGCCGTGGACCGTACCGGCCGAGCCGGTCACGGCGGCGGGCCAGCAGGAACCGTAG
- a CDS encoding ATP-dependent Clp protease proteolytic subunit → MIRPAARYVLPEITERTSHGTKTQDPYSKLLEERIVFLGTQVDDTSANDVMAQFMYLEHRDPDRDISLYINSPGGSFSAMTAVYDTMQYVTCDVETICLGQAGSSAAVLLAAGAPGKRFALPGARMVIHQPALSEPVQGQASDLAIQAEELMRVRARLEEMLVRHTGRDREQVTADIERDKILTAEEAVEYGLVDRIIPHRRATLAPPTGR, encoded by the coding sequence ATGATCCGACCAGCCGCCCGCTACGTGCTTCCCGAGATCACCGAGCGCACGAGCCACGGGACCAAGACCCAGGACCCGTACTCGAAACTGCTGGAGGAGCGGATCGTCTTTCTCGGCACGCAGGTCGACGACACCTCGGCGAACGACGTGATGGCGCAGTTCATGTACCTGGAGCACAGGGACCCCGACCGGGACATCTCGCTCTACATCAATTCGCCCGGCGGCTCGTTCAGCGCCATGACGGCGGTCTACGACACGATGCAGTACGTCACCTGCGACGTGGAGACCATCTGCCTGGGCCAGGCCGGCTCGTCCGCCGCGGTGCTGCTGGCCGCCGGCGCACCGGGCAAGCGGTTCGCGCTGCCGGGCGCCCGCATGGTGATCCACCAGCCGGCCCTGTCCGAGCCGGTCCAGGGACAGGCGAGCGACCTGGCCATCCAGGCCGAGGAACTGATGCGCGTTCGAGCCCGCCTGGAGGAGATGCTCGTACGGCACACGGGGCGCGACCGCGAGCAGGTGACCGCGGACATCGAACGGGACAAGATCCTCACCGCAGAGGAGGCGGTCGAGTACGGCCTCGTGGACCGGATCATTCCCCACCGCAGGGCCACCCTCGCCCCGCCCACCGGCAGGTGA
- a CDS encoding DUF397 domain-containing protein — MPAPPRNVRSSLDLPGVRWLRSSYSTGANNCVETGLPRSGPWAGLLAVRDSKDPAGPALLFSPGSWAGFTAAFRP, encoded by the coding sequence ATGCCTGCTCCGCCTCGGAACGTACGCTCCAGCCTCGATCTGCCCGGAGTGCGCTGGCTGCGCAGCAGCTACAGCACGGGCGCGAACAACTGCGTCGAGACCGGCCTGCCGCGCTCCGGCCCCTGGGCCGGGCTGCTCGCCGTACGCGACTCCAAGGACCCGGCAGGACCCGCACTGCTCTTCTCCCCCGGGAGCTGGGCGGGCTTCACGGCCGCGTTCCGGCCCTGA
- a CDS encoding type II toxin-antitoxin system Phd/YefM family antitoxin: MAYEIPVTQARAELADLINRVVYGGERVVVTRHGKPLVALVSAADLERLEELDKPVEEQVISSVSAVREVASAAGERQRFGIAAEHRGPGPS; this comes from the coding sequence ATGGCCTACGAGATTCCGGTGACGCAAGCCAGGGCTGAGCTCGCCGACCTGATCAACCGCGTGGTGTACGGCGGTGAGCGTGTCGTGGTGACACGGCACGGCAAGCCCCTCGTCGCCCTTGTCTCCGCCGCTGACCTGGAACGACTCGAGGAGCTCGACAAGCCGGTGGAGGAGCAGGTGATCAGCTCGGTCTCCGCCGTCCGTGAAGTGGCGTCCGCTGCCGGCGAACGGCAGCGGTTCGGCATCGCGGCGGAGCACCGGGGCCCCGGCCCGTCGTAG
- a CDS encoding C40 family peptidase, whose product MTALNRVPSLMARAGTASALTIAAVGGSIVVPGVASDAAAATPATKALQIAASKKGSPYRWGATGPRRFDCSGLTLYSYKKAGKKLPRTAAQQYNKTRHISAKSRKAGDLVFFHSGSYVYHVGIYAGKGKIWHAPKTGDVVKLQKIWTKSVWYGRVK is encoded by the coding sequence ATGACTGCGCTCAATCGTGTCCCGTCGCTGATGGCCCGAGCCGGTACGGCTTCGGCGCTCACCATTGCCGCCGTGGGCGGCTCCATCGTGGTCCCGGGTGTCGCGTCCGACGCCGCGGCCGCCACGCCTGCGACGAAGGCACTCCAGATTGCGGCCTCCAAGAAGGGCTCCCCGTACAGGTGGGGCGCCACGGGGCCGCGGCGGTTCGACTGCTCCGGGCTCACGCTGTACTCGTACAAGAAGGCGGGCAAGAAGCTGCCCCGTACGGCGGCCCAGCAGTACAACAAGACCCGCCATATCTCGGCCAAGAGCCGCAAGGCCGGTGACCTCGTGTTCTTCCACTCGGGCTCCTACGTCTACCACGTCGGCATCTACGCCGGTAAGGGCAAGATCTGGCACGCGCCGAAGACCGGGGACGTGGTGAAACTGCAGAAGATCTGGACGAAGAGCGTCTGGTACGGCCGGGTCAAGTGA